The sequence GCTGGTCTCGGTGTCGATGAGGTCGCCGGCATGGACGACGGCTCGCGCGTAGGGGCGGGCTTCGAAGGCCGCCCGGAACGAGCGGGAGGTGTAGGCCTTGTTGTCGTTCTGCGCGTCGCCCTGCACCAGGAAGCTGAATCCGCCGATGTCGTCCGTCGCCGTGGTGAACTCGAGCCACTCGCTCCAAGTCTCGCCGTCGCCGACGCGGTACACATACGTCGTGCCGGGCTCGAGCCCTTCGATCGTCGCGGAGTGGTGCGCGATCCGGTAGCCGAGGTTCGCCTCGAACTCCGCGGCCGTCTCGGCTGCGATGGTCTGCGCCCCGGACACGACGCTCGGACCGCTCAGGGCCCACTGCACCTGCGGCGAGGTCACGGCATCCGACGTGCGCCACGTGACCGCCTGGCTCGTCGCCGGCGTCTCGGTCGGCGTCAGGATCACGCGGTCGGGTGCGGCGGTGGGCCGGTGGACGGTGGCGGGGTCGACGGCGGGTGGGGCCAGGCCGCCTCCGGCCGCCACCGCCACACCTCCGCCAAGAGCGCTCAGGCCGACGGCCACGGCGAGGACACCAGCCGTGATCGTTGCGGTGCGGGCGAGTCGGGGCACGCGAAATCACCTCTCGAAGGGAGCCGCTGTTCGGGTCGCGGCTCGATCTGCGCACATGGCGCGAGCCGCTCCCATGGCGGCTCTCTGAGAGTCTTTCGACCCGAACGCTCCGTATCGGCGGGTTCGCCGATTCTTCGCCGACCGTTCAGATGGCGGCGTGAAGTTCCTCCAGATGTCCCGCGCGGGATCGCCCGCCGTCTCCCGCCGTTGAGCGTCGCATCACCTGTCGTTCACCGTGGGATGAACCTATGGACGAGCCGCGCAATCTGGACCCGGTGCAGGAATGGCGGGTCAGGATGCCGCAGGCTCAGGCTCGCCGGCATCCTCGAAGTCCTCGACCTCGCGCTCCCACGCGTCACGCGCGAGGCGGTACCAGAGGTAGAACGCGAAGCCCGCGAACACGGCCCATTCGGCCGCGTAGAAGATGTTCAGCCAGTTCACATTCGACTGCTCGGCCGGCGCCGGCGACGCGATCGCGGTGAGCCCGCCGAAGGGCGCGGACGACGCGAGGTACGGGCGGTACACCGCGAGCTCCTCGATGTCGTGCCAGCGGCCGAGGAGCGCCGCCGGCGACATGCGAGTCAGGGTCTGCGGGTCCGCTCCGCGCGGCGGCGGAAGCGGCCCCTCGTCCGAGATCAGACGCCCGGTGACCTCGACGACGGACTCTGCACCGGATGCCTCGG comes from Microbacterium cremeum and encodes:
- a CDS encoding SURF1 family protein, with product MLRPQWIGLLLLCLVVAGVFAWLGQWQLGRAIDTAPPPPGATENVRPLADVAQPGEYLPEPIVGQRVDAAGTWVPGDFVVVDSRFNDGVAGYWVTGQLRLDGTDEPTSIAVALGWAATADEAASAVERLEAEASGAESVVEVTGRLISDEGPLPPPRGADPQTLTRMSPAALLGRWHDIEELAVYRPYLASSAPFGGLTAIASPAPAEQSNVNWLNIFYAAEWAVFAGFAFYLWYRLARDAWEREVEDFEDAGEPEPAAS